From the genome of Podospora bellae-mahoneyi strain CBS 112042 chromosome 2, whole genome shotgun sequence:
TGAGCCTGGAGGAGCGGATCGAAAATATCACCGAGAtcttggaggaagaggaggaacgCCGAAGATCATCACCTGCCCGGCGTCCCAGAAGAAGATCGACCTCCGACACATCACGCCCAAACCTCCCTTTAGGGCAGGGGGCCGTCCCGTCAGACGACTATCGTCGCCCATTTCCGCCAACGGCCGGCCCCCGCAACCCAGGACATGGCGAGGGCCTCGAACGAGGCGGGACCGCAGCGTTCCAACTGATGAAACCCCTCCCCGTTTCTGCCCGGTCCACGGGCCCGTGGACAGTGCACATTTCGCTCCTCCCGCATGCGGGTGTGCCGATGCCCTTCGAGCGGAACACCAACGCCTACCAGCGGTGTCTATCCCGAGGACTCCACCGCATGGTTGCAGTCCACGGACCCGACGCAGAGTCGTTCAACAgagcggtggaggaggcatTCGGCAGCTTCCTGAAGGGACGGGAGTGGATGCCACTGCAGGCGAAGCTCTGCGACGCCGAGACACTTCAGGGTCTTCCTATGCTTCGTCAACTGGACCCTCAACTGATTGATCCAAAGAAATACGACCAAGACTTCCTCCGCCACCAATGCGGCGTCTGCGACTCCAACGGCATCATCGATTCGCTGTACATCGCCATGAAATCTCACACCATTTCCTGGCACACCTTGAGGCATTCCCCCGTCTTCATGGCTGGTCTTGAGTCGTGCTGGGCATACGACGCCCTTCTCGACAGAGACCAATACGACGGCGACATGGCTattgacgacgaggacagACCGGCAGCGGGCGATATCACCACTATTTTGCCTCCAATCCAACCGTCGCTCAAGAGGCCCCTCACCGAAATGTCGCGGTCAAACAGCTTCAGTGCCGGCGCAGCCGAAGGGGAAGACACGCGAAAGAAGCGAGCATGTCCAgtcccgcctcctccaggcACCATTGTCGAGATCAGGAGGCGCGGTGTTGGGGCAGCGTGACTAGCCAATGGGTTCGACCAGGAGTCACCCATTTTGACGATGCAAGATAATGCGAAACACCAGAGGACAAGAAACGATAAAGTGTGACCATAGCGCTGGGTAATGTTATAGATCAGGTCGGCAGGCAACGGGCGTTTGATGGAGACGGGGCGTACAACGATAAACTGGGGGGACATTTGGAGCACCAAAAGGGGTGCTTTTGTCGGCTggtttcatttttttttttttttttggcatttGGGGGAACCATTTTTACCCCCTTACTTTGTTTTTTCTCGAATCTCCCGTCAATCATCAATTCATACGTTGCATTTCTGTTTCTTGTCGGGGGGCGGAGGATTTTTGCTGAGGAGGGATCCAAGATGATCAAAGCTATGCTGTTGTCTGTAAGAGAGGAGTTACTGTCATGGGGGAAGGACAGAAGATTATGATGAATGAGCGGTGGGTTTACCTTGGTACTCCTTGGAAGTTTCCGGTGGTTTTTGGACCTGACTATGTAGACAATCCCATGGGTACCCCGGACTTGTACTTGACTACTTGCGACTGCGAAGATGCCATATGAGTTGTTGATGCCATGTCTAATCGAGGGGCGTGAGAAATATATGACTGCTGAGATGTTTGAGGGGTCAATGATGCATGAACTTGGAACAGCCCATCAGGTCGTAGAACCGAGAAGTGTCCCGCTCCTTCCTCGAATCGCCAGTCGTCATCACCGCTCTTTTCTCTGCCTGTCGAAACAATGGAATTGATTATTGTTTGGGATATCAGCCAATGACGTGCTGTCGAGATTGCTCGGTTTGGTCCTTATAAGCAGGGCCTGCTTTGTACCGTTTTGCAAACAATAGAAGGCCTTTTCAGTTCTCCAGTGCCGATAGGAATCAACATACTCCCAAGCtttatatttcttttctctctgtgCCAGGCTGTCTCTCCATTCTTGGTCCGACGTTGAAGTGAGAGCATCAGGTGGGAGATCAGGTGACTTGGGCCGCAAATTTCACCTGCCAAGAAGTCTTGTCAGCAGCTGGCCGCTGTGGCGCCCGAGCCAGGAACCGCCCAGTGCCTCGGGACCCACGTTATCGGCAGGCGCATCTTCAGGTCCGTCTTGTTATCAATCGCGCCCAGCGCAGCTCAGCCTGGCGCAACAATTGACAGCCAACGACTGCCAGCCTTGCATTTTCTCCCAACCTCAGCAACCCATTGTGTCTGGAGACATTGGGCCCTGCTGTCAGCTTTAACAACGACGTACGACTCAATTTCCGACCGAGTCCTCGTTCCCAGCCATTGATTCAATTTTAATCTCGGCGCGTCACCTATTTGTCACCTTACGACCCGCCGCGACGCCAACATGGATCTCGACATTGAGATGGATGTGGACGACGTCCAGGAGGTCCCACAGCATATCCCAGAGGCGTACACTCATGATATAATCACCGGCGAGGAACAGGTTGGATTACTTCACGTGGCAAATCACCCTTGCCAAGCATCGCTGACAAGTTCTCTGTCCAGGAACCCGGTGAGGTCGATGACATCCCAGACGAGCAAAACGGCAGTTCGGCAGAGAGTGTTCGCGTGCCCAACAAGGTTCACATCCGCGGCCTCGacaccttcacccccaacgATGTCAAGGGCTACCTTTCCGAGCACTACGGCATGATGGAGTTTGAGCGAGTCGAATGGATCAACGACAGCTCGGCCAATTACATTTTCAAATCCGAGTCGGCCGCGCAAAACGCCCTGCTTTCTCTTGCGGCGGTTGAGATTGCCGACCTGAGTCAGCTTTCGCCGCTTGAGATGCTCCCAGCCAAGAACTTTTCCCAAAAGCCAGAGTCGAACTTGCTGGTCCGGTTTGCGGTGGCGGGGGACAGGAAGGTGCAGGGGGCTGCGGCTTATAGTCGGTTTTATTTGATCAACCCGGAGTATGATCCCGAGGAGAGGCGCCGGAGGGGGGAGTTTAATAGGGGCAAGTATAGGGATCGGGATGACAGGCCtcgcaggaggaggagggagagtcGTTCGGAGGAGAGGAATACGTTTGATGTTAATCTTTATGATGATGATCCGAAGGCGTTGAGTAATCGGGTTACGACGAGTCCTAGGCCACGATACCGGTCGAGATCGGTGAACTCGGCGGATTTTAGAAGGGAAAGGAGGGTTAGGTCCAGGTCGAGGGAGAGGCCGAATCGGAACAAGGAGCTTTTCCCTGAGAGACGGAGGCCGgcggttgggttgagggatAGGTCTGCTTCTCCAGTCAGGGATCGGGATGGGGATGCGCagatggatttggaggaggatgctcGTGCTGTGGCTGTTCAGCGGAGTAGAGAAAGAGGTCGGGAGCTGAGGGAAAGACTGTCTAGGGATACTAAGGCCAAGGAGTTGTTCCCAAGCAAAGTCACGGCAAAGAAGGAGCTGTTTCCAGAGAAGGCTGGCTTGGCGGTTGGCAGCAAGGCACAGATGGATCAGGTCACTAACAG
Proteins encoded in this window:
- a CDS encoding hypothetical protein (EggNog:ENOG503P73E; COG:S): MDLDIEMDVDDVQEVPQHIPEAYTHDIITGEEQEPGEVDDIPDEQNGSSAESVRVPNKVHIRGLDTFTPNDVKGYLSEHYGMMEFERVEWINDSSANYIFKSESAAQNALLSLAAVEIADLSQLSPLEMLPAKNFSQKPESNLLVRFAVAGDRKVQGAAAYSRFYLINPEYDPEERRRRGEFNRGKYRDRDDRPRRRRRESRSEERNTFDVNLYDDDPKALSNRVTTSPRPRYRSRSVNSADFRRERRVRSRSRERPNRNKELFPERRRPAVGLRDRSASPVRDRDGDAQMDLEEDARAVAVQRSRERGRELRERLSRDTKAKELFPSKVTAKKELFPEKAGLAVGSKAQMDQVTNSSTILATASLADRITTRPTASGGEGGLNIRGMAGKQGTGQGIAIKGTGAKVKELFPGKFGSGGNAGKELFAEKLEGRGRRRQRAEDSWN
- a CDS encoding hypothetical protein (EggNog:ENOG503NZDM) translates to MSTPSGSPSPLQVAANSFVDETKMPKGHCRYILLLPEIKGQRCACVGFSLNKGIPGASCDCGHLACFHNKEPEVATDSKQELELLKKRIQQLEDQMTRGQDGVTETLVSRINEMEEHLEKSKEEFSEQIKGTYRNITISWRSIEQAEQKSKQQDEQLRQIYEKLRDHNEQLERLDAGQLELRDADLSLEERIENITEILEEEEERRRSSPARRPRRRSTSDTSRPNLPLGQGAVPSDDYRRPFPPTAGPRNPGHGEGLERGGTAAFQLMKPLPVSARSTGPWTVHISLLPHAGVPMPFERNTNAYQRCLSRGLHRMVAVHGPDAESFNRAVEEAFGSFLKGREWMPLQAKLCDAETLQGLPMLRQLDPQLIDPKKYDQDFLRHQCGVCDSNGIIDSLYIAMKSHTISWHTLRHSPVFMAGLESCWAYDALLDRDQYDGDMAIDDEDRPAAGDITTILPPIQPSLKRPLTEMSRSNSFSAGAAEGEDTRKKRACPVPPPPGTIVEIRRRGVGAA